GCCTGTTCTCTTCGTCCATGACGACAAAGCTCGCCTGCGTCTCGAGATTTTGGCTGGATTCATTGCGTTCCGCCCGGTCGATGAAGATCTCGCGGGAGCCGCTGGCGAAGGTTTGGAGATATTTCTCCTCGTCGCCCTGCCAGAAGTCGGCGGTGATGGTGCTCTGCCCGACATTCAGCCCACGCGAGTCCGTGACGAAAAATTCGAGAATTGCGCCGTGCGAGGCATCCTGTTTTTCCCTCAGGTAATGCGACACGGATTTGTCGAGCAGCAGCTTGACCATCTGCAGGTGGTGCTGGTTGACCTCCGACCGGTAGGTCTCGTCGAGCACCCGCATATCCATTTCGCTGACATTGCCGAATTTCGTGTTCTGTTCGGCAATGGCTTTCAGCACCAATGGCGTTTCCACTATGGGTCGGATCCGCTTCTCGACATAGTCGCGCACGAGGGGAATGTAGGCAGGCTCAGCATGGACGGGCGCCAGCGGCAAAAGAAAGGCCGCCAGCCCGACAGTCACAACCGCTCCTATATGCCCCCATCGAGCCATCTTGCTTCCCTATACCGTATTGTCCGATGCACGCTTTAGGTGCAATCTGACACGATTCGCATCTGTCGAGTTTATGAGCAAAAGATAAAATAGATGTGCAGATCCCGATAGCGGATTCAGGAAGCCTTGCTGACAAAATCTGGAACAATTTCAAGTGGTAAATGCGATGGTTGCGCGCCGCGATCGGTGGCGATCAGCCCGCGCCCTTGGCGATCGGTTCCTGATAGGTGAAGCCCATGTCCCAGGGGAAATAGATCCACGTGTCCTGGCTCACCTCGGTGATGAAGGTGTCGACGGTCGGCACGCCTTTCGGCTTGGCGTAGACGCAGGCGAAATGTGCCTTCGGCAGCATGGTGCGCACCTGTGCAGCGGTCTTGCCGGTATCCGTCAGATCGTCGACGACCAGCACGCTTTCTCCGCCATTTTCCATAAGTTCGGGTGCTATTCCCTTGAGCAGCACCATGTCGCCCTGGTTCACATAGTCATGATAGGACGCGACGCAGACGGTCTCGATCAGCCGGATGTTCAGTTCGCGCGAGATGATCGCGGCCGGAACGAGGCCGCCGCGGGTGATGCAGACGATCGCCTTGAACGTCTGATTCAAGCCGGCAAGCCGCCAGGCAAGGGCGCGCGCATCGCGGTGGAACTGATCCCAGGAAACGGGAAAGGCTTTATCGGGAAGGGACATCGGGCTGCTCCGCGGCATGAAAAAACGACACGCCGTTTGCCGGCGACCGGACAGGCTTGAAGCGGCGATTGGCAAAACGCAAATCGCGCAGCCGGAACTGCGCGAGATGGGGCCGAGGCTCGAAGCTGTCATCGGTCGCCGCAATTAGCGGGATTTGCCGGCAAAAGGCAAGAGCAGCCAATCAACGCGATAACAGGGTCAGCGCCGTCATCGATTGCAGCAGGGTCTTGGTCGTGCCGCCGAAGATCATCTGCCAGAGCCAGGAATGGGTATAGGCGCCCATGACGAGAAGATCGATGCTGCTGTCCGAAAGCCGGTTTTCGATGACATGCGATGCGCTCTTGTCCACACTTTGGGCCGTCGAAAGCGTCGTCTTGACGCCATGACGCGCAAGCGTCGCGGCGATGTCGGCGCCTGCGGTCAGCGGCGATTGCAGCGCCGTGTCGGCCGGATCGACTGAGAAGATCTCCACCTCATCGGCGGCTTTGAGGATCGGCAACGCGTCAAAGGTCGCGCGCGCAGCCTCCTTCGAGCCGTTCCAGGCGATCAGCACGCGCTTGATCGGCTTCGGCTGGCGGATGATATAGGGGATCATCAGCACTGGCCGGCCCGTTTCGAAAAGGAAACTGTCGACGTCGACGTGGCTGTCGGAAGGTCTGGCCGGGTCGGCCTGCGAGGCGATCAGGAGGTCGGCGCTGCGCGCACTTTCGATCAGCGGCGCGGAGCCGTATCCGGTTGATGTGGCAAAGCTGCGCCATTCGAAGGAGGCGCCAGCCGCCTCCGCTTTGGCCCGAAAAATGCGCTCAACCGCGATCGTTTCGCTGTGCGCCATGTCCTGCAGCGCCTGTACGGCGACGGGATCGGGGATTTCCATCGGCGCCACCAGCGGCACGGCGGAGATGATTTCGGCATGCAGGCCGATCACATGGGCGCCGCTTTCAGCGGCGATGGCGAAGGCGAAATCGGCAACCGCGGTACTATTGTCTGATGTATCGAGAATGGCGAGAATGGTTTTGTAAGACATATCAATTCTCCTTGCGCTGAAATGGCTTGCGCGAGGGAAGGAATGCGCCGGACCGTTCTCCTGTTCCTTGATAGGGATCAAGGATGCCCCAGGTTCCGGCGTTGCCCTCAAGCCTCGGCGGAATGGTTTTCGGCAATGTCCTTCCTTTGGCGGATGGCGTCGATCATCGCCCGCACCTCGGCGCCGGCCGCATCGATAACCGCCTGCGAGCGGCCGCGCACGACGATCTCGGTCGAAAATTTCTGGCCGATATAGCGCGGGTAAGAACCAATGCTGGTTTCCGGATGTGCTTTCTGGATCGCGGTCAAGGGCGTGCCGATCTCACCTTCGCCGTAAGGGCAGGCAATGGCGAGCGAGAGCACCGGCGTGCCGGTTCGAAGTGTCGGCAGCACATTGTCGACCATCGCCTGGAAGACCTGCGGCACGCCGGCCATGACGTAGACGTTGCCGATGATGAAGCCGGGCGCTGTCGAGACCGGATTGGCGATATGCGCAGCCCCGCGCGGCATGCGCGCCATGCGCTGGCGCGCCGCGGTGAATTCCATCTCGCGGCGCCGGTACATCTCGGCAAGCAGCGTCATCGCCGTCTCGTCGTATTCGCAGGGCACGCCGAAAGCCTTGGCGATGGCATCGGCGGTGATGTCGTCATGCGTCGGCCCGATACCGCCCGAGGTGAAGACATAATCATATTTACCGCGAAGCGCGTTCAGCGCCTCGACGATCGCGTCCTCGTCGTCGGCGACGATGCGCACTTCCTTGAGATCGATGCCGGACAGCGTCAGCAAATCGGCAAGATGGCCGATATTTTTATCCTTGGTGCGGCCGGAGAGAAGTTCGTCGCCGATGGCGAGCATGGCGGCGGTGACGACGATGTCTTGGCTCATGGGATGTTCCGTGATCTGAGGCTGGTGAATAGGTAGTGCCCTTCGGCCGCTTTGCAAACAGCCGCCGGATACGTTCATTTTTGCTGAAATGAAAACGCAAGTGAATTTTCGTCCACGGATGTTGAACACTGAGTTCTTCAAGCCATGGCTGTGTTCGGAAATGCGCGCTGATAGAACTCCCTCGGTTCACGAAATTCAACCAGTGCTCCAAGGGAGATTGAAGATGGCGAAGGTTCTCGTCCTTTATTATTCGGCTTACGGCCATATCGAAACCATGGCCTATGCGGTCGCCGAAGGCGCGAAGTCGGCCGGTGCCGACGTCACCGTCAAGCGCGTTCCGGAACTGGTTCCGGAAGACGTTGCCAAGGCTTCCTATTACAAGGTCGATCAGGCGGCTCCGATCGCCACCGTTGACGAACTGGCGGACTATGACGCGATCATCGTCGGCGCCGGCACCCGCTTCGGCACGGTCGCCTCGCAGATGCGCAATTTCTGGGATCAGACGGGCGGCCTCTGGTTCGCCGGCAAACTCGTCGGCAAGCTCGGTTCGGTCTTCACCTCTTCGGCAACCCAGCACGGCGGCCAGGAATCGACCATCCTCGGCTTCATCCCGACCTTCCTGCACCAGGGCATGGTCGTTGCCGGCCTGCCTTATGCC
This Rhizobium brockwellii DNA region includes the following protein-coding sequences:
- the gpt gene encoding xanthine phosphoribosyltransferase — protein: MSLPDKAFPVSWDQFHRDARALAWRLAGLNQTFKAIVCITRGGLVPAAIISRELNIRLIETVCVASYHDYVNQGDMVLLKGIAPELMENGGESVLVVDDLTDTGKTAAQVRTMLPKAHFACVYAKPKGVPTVDTFITEVSQDTWIYFPWDMGFTYQEPIAKGAG
- a CDS encoding universal stress protein, whose protein sequence is MSYKTILAILDTSDNSTAVADFAFAIAAESGAHVIGLHAEIISAVPLVAPMEIPDPVAVQALQDMAHSETIAVERIFRAKAEAAGASFEWRSFATSTGYGSAPLIESARSADLLIASQADPARPSDSHVDVDSFLFETGRPVLMIPYIIRQPKPIKRVLIAWNGSKEAARATFDALPILKAADEVEIFSVDPADTALQSPLTAGADIAATLARHGVKTTLSTAQSVDKSASHVIENRLSDSSIDLLVMGAYTHSWLWQMIFGGTTKTLLQSMTALTLLSR
- a CDS encoding competence/damage-inducible protein A, whose translation is MSQDIVVTAAMLAIGDELLSGRTKDKNIGHLADLLTLSGIDLKEVRIVADDEDAIVEALNALRGKYDYVFTSGGIGPTHDDITADAIAKAFGVPCEYDETAMTLLAEMYRRREMEFTAARQRMARMPRGAAHIANPVSTAPGFIIGNVYVMAGVPQVFQAMVDNVLPTLRTGTPVLSLAIACPYGEGEIGTPLTAIQKAHPETSIGSYPRYIGQKFSTEIVVRGRSQAVIDAAGAEVRAMIDAIRQRKDIAENHSAEA
- the wrbA gene encoding NAD(P)H:quinone oxidoreductase type IV, whose product is MAKVLVLYYSAYGHIETMAYAVAEGAKSAGADVTVKRVPELVPEDVAKASYYKVDQAAPIATVDELADYDAIIVGAGTRFGTVASQMRNFWDQTGGLWFAGKLVGKLGSVFTSSATQHGGQESTILGFIPTFLHQGMVVAGLPYAFQGQMGTEEVKGGSPYGASTITNGDGSRQPSEIELEGAKYQGAHIAKLAAKLA